A portion of the Flavobacterium magnum genome contains these proteins:
- a CDS encoding M13 family metallopeptidase codes for MKIDIKNAILVPAILLSMAEATAQKEPGVNTSYMDKGVRPNDNFFRFVNGAWLDKTEIPADKTNWGSFNELRQNTDKDALAILKEAAADPKYKSATDQGKAINVYKSVMDTVGRNKQGIDPLKATLAKIDAVRTIKDLQKLLTEAQPYGGLGFFRIGIDADEKNSNRNIVYLAPGSVGLPDRDYYVSDDKDSKEKRELYTAHVSRMLQYLGEKPQQAKSEAQQILAIETAMSLPRFDRVQRRDSRLSYNPMSVAGLQQLMPSVNWKQFFDETGLQKTDSLIVTQPNYFAALEKILKEQKTDTWKAYLKWTLLNGAAGRLSTDIENANWEFYGKTLTGALKQRPREERALQAVNGSVGEALGKLYVAKKFPAEAKAKAETMIRNIMRAYEMRINNLTWMGAETKKKAIEKLNKLTVKIGYPDQWKDYSSLTIVAPADGGSYYSNSLNLAKWHYEEDLKKLGKPVDKSEWGMSPQTVNAYYNPSYNEIVFPAAILQPPFYNYQADEAVNYGGIGGVIGHEISHGFDDSGARYNADGNLVDWWTADDLKQFGELTGALAAQYSALEPLPGTFVDGKFTLGENIGDLGGINAAYDGLKLYLKENGNPGLIDGFTPEQRFFISWATIWRAKMRDEAIKNQVKTDPHSPAMYRAYVPLQNVDAFYEAFGIKQGDGMFIPSDKRVRIW; via the coding sequence ATGAAAATAGATATTAAAAACGCGATTCTGGTTCCGGCGATTTTGCTTTCAATGGCCGAAGCCACCGCACAAAAAGAACCCGGCGTCAATACATCCTACATGGATAAGGGCGTGCGGCCGAACGATAATTTTTTCCGTTTCGTCAACGGCGCGTGGCTGGATAAAACTGAAATTCCCGCCGACAAAACCAATTGGGGCAGTTTTAACGAGTTACGCCAGAACACCGATAAAGATGCTCTGGCCATACTTAAGGAAGCAGCGGCTGATCCTAAATACAAATCGGCTACCGACCAGGGTAAGGCAATCAACGTGTATAAATCGGTGATGGACACGGTCGGACGAAACAAGCAGGGCATCGATCCGCTCAAGGCGACACTGGCAAAAATCGATGCAGTACGCACTATCAAGGACCTCCAAAAATTGCTCACTGAAGCGCAGCCTTATGGCGGGCTTGGCTTTTTCCGCATTGGCATTGACGCTGATGAGAAGAACAGCAACCGCAATATCGTATACCTGGCGCCCGGCAGTGTTGGCTTGCCGGACCGTGACTATTATGTTTCGGACGACAAGGATTCAAAGGAAAAACGGGAACTTTATACAGCCCATGTAAGCCGAATGCTGCAGTACCTCGGCGAAAAGCCACAACAGGCTAAGTCTGAGGCGCAGCAAATCCTGGCCATTGAGACGGCGATGTCGCTACCCCGCTTTGACCGGGTGCAGCGCAGGGACAGCCGTTTGTCATACAACCCGATGTCGGTTGCCGGATTGCAGCAATTGATGCCATCGGTGAACTGGAAGCAGTTTTTCGATGAAACGGGATTGCAGAAAACCGATTCGCTGATTGTTACGCAGCCAAATTATTTTGCGGCACTCGAAAAAATACTCAAAGAGCAAAAAACCGATACCTGGAAAGCATACCTCAAATGGACCCTGCTTAACGGCGCCGCCGGCAGGTTGTCTACAGATATTGAAAATGCAAACTGGGAATTCTATGGCAAAACGCTTACCGGCGCGCTGAAGCAACGCCCGCGGGAGGAACGCGCATTGCAGGCAGTGAACGGCTCGGTCGGAGAAGCATTGGGCAAATTGTATGTAGCGAAAAAATTCCCTGCCGAGGCCAAAGCCAAAGCGGAAACCATGATCAGGAATATCATGCGTGCGTATGAAATGCGGATCAATAACCTCACGTGGATGGGTGCCGAAACCAAAAAGAAAGCCATTGAGAAACTCAACAAACTCACGGTCAAAATCGGTTATCCGGACCAATGGAAGGACTATTCGTCACTCACCATCGTGGCGCCTGCCGACGGTGGAAGTTATTACTCCAACAGCCTAAACCTCGCTAAATGGCACTATGAGGAAGACCTGAAAAAACTCGGCAAACCCGTTGACAAGTCAGAGTGGGGCATGTCACCGCAAACGGTTAACGCTTATTACAATCCGTCATACAATGAAATCGTATTCCCTGCGGCCATCCTGCAGCCGCCGTTCTACAATTACCAGGCTGATGAGGCCGTGAATTATGGAGGCATAGGCGGTGTCATAGGGCATGAAATCTCGCACGGCTTTGACGATTCTGGAGCGCGTTACAATGCAGACGGCAATCTGGTGGACTGGTGGACAGCCGATGATTTGAAGCAGTTCGGTGAACTCACCGGCGCACTGGCTGCACAGTACAGTGCGTTGGAACCATTGCCGGGAACCTTTGTCGACGGGAAATTCACGTTGGGCGAGAACATCGGGGATCTGGGCGGTATCAATGCGGCTTACGACGGTTTGAAGTTATACCTGAAGGAAAACGGTAACCCCGGACTGATTGACGGTTTCACACCCGAGCAGCGCTTTTTCATTTCCTGGGCCACCATCTGGCGTGCTAAAATGCGCGATGAAGCGATAAAGAACCAGGTAAAAACCGACCCGCATTCGCCGGCCATGTACCGCGCCTATGTGCCTTTGCAGAATGTGGATGCATT